A single region of the Roseivivax sp. THAF197b genome encodes:
- a CDS encoding response regulator translates to MTIPRILVVDDDVEMRRMMTQFLQKNGSIALPAANEAEVRGHLEAGRIDLILLDVMLGDENGLSICDRLRREQDVPVIMVSALSADHQRMQGYEVGADDYIAKPFNPELMLARIKAVLKRTRRAASLAHRRQTDIFHFRGWRYDAKRREVLSPDGVQVALSKRETALLQVLLANPYIPLTREEIAETLSVDDTAPQTGDASGRSIDMLVKRLRSKIEVNPKEPEVLLTERGVGYVFAVDVTTEDA, encoded by the coding sequence ATGACGATCCCGCGCATTCTGGTGGTCGATGACGATGTGGAGATGCGTCGCATGATGACGCAGTTTCTGCAAAAGAACGGCTCCATCGCGCTGCCTGCGGCCAACGAGGCGGAGGTGCGCGGCCATCTCGAGGCCGGACGCATCGATCTCATCCTTCTCGACGTGATGCTGGGCGACGAGAACGGCCTGTCGATCTGCGACCGGCTGCGGCGCGAACAGGACGTGCCGGTCATCATGGTCTCGGCGCTGTCGGCCGATCACCAGCGGATGCAGGGCTACGAGGTGGGCGCGGACGATTACATCGCCAAACCCTTCAACCCCGAGCTGATGCTGGCCCGGATCAAGGCCGTGCTGAAGCGGACCCGGCGCGCGGCCTCTCTCGCGCATCGCCGCCAGACCGATATCTTCCATTTCCGCGGCTGGCGCTACGATGCCAAGCGCCGCGAGGTGCTGTCGCCCGATGGCGTGCAGGTCGCATTGTCGAAACGCGAAACGGCCTTGTTGCAGGTGCTCCTGGCGAACCCCTATATTCCGCTCACTCGCGAAGAGATCGCCGAAACGCTCAGCGTCGATGACACAGCCCCGCAGACGGGCGATGCCTCGGGACGCTCCATCGACATGCTGGTCAAACGGCTGCGCTCCAAGATCGAGGTCAATCCGAAGGAGCCCGAGGTGCTTCTGACCGAACGGGGCGTGGGCTATGTCTTCGCGGTCGATGTGACGACAGAAGACGCATGA
- a CDS encoding efflux RND transporter periplasmic adaptor subunit → MTSLLKAFAGLLAIAAFGAAGLFGTEYLLSNSGAAMQSDGERARTTPVGVTAPEQQAVDDAVSAVGTIMAIRDIELRAATSGRVAEVAVASGASVQAGDLILELDADSERAALRSAEASLSEARQNLDRVEELAASNTAAEARLEQARAMFNRAESEVARAEAALADHRITAPFDGTLGLIDLDPGAWLTPETPLTRLSDLSVVEVEIALPERYYDRVEPGQTISLTVPAYPDATFEGAVTVRDSAISPASRSFDIRAEIDNAERRLTGGMFARTQLVFGTGDALTLPDDAIISEGETTFVYIVEDGQAVRREVSLGGSAGERTVVTEGIGADDRIVVTGWSNLRDGAPVDVADNVAREALQ, encoded by the coding sequence ATGACCAGCCTTCTGAAAGCCTTTGCGGGATTGCTCGCCATTGCAGCCTTTGGCGCGGCGGGATTGTTCGGAACGGAATACCTGCTGTCGAACTCGGGCGCCGCGATGCAATCGGACGGTGAGCGTGCCCGCACCACCCCTGTCGGCGTCACCGCGCCCGAACAGCAGGCCGTCGACGATGCCGTCAGCGCGGTCGGCACGATCATGGCCATTCGCGACATCGAATTGCGCGCCGCCACGTCCGGACGGGTCGCCGAGGTCGCGGTTGCCTCCGGCGCGAGCGTTCAGGCCGGGGACCTCATCCTCGAGCTTGACGCCGACAGCGAACGCGCGGCTTTGCGCAGCGCAGAGGCCAGCCTTTCGGAGGCGCGGCAGAACCTCGACCGGGTCGAGGAGCTGGCCGCATCGAACACCGCTGCCGAGGCCCGGCTCGAACAGGCGCGCGCCATGTTCAACCGTGCCGAAAGCGAGGTCGCGCGCGCCGAGGCCGCCTTGGCCGATCACCGGATCACTGCGCCCTTCGACGGCACGCTGGGACTGATCGACCTCGATCCCGGAGCGTGGCTGACACCCGAAACACCGCTCACCCGCCTGTCGGACCTGTCTGTTGTCGAGGTCGAGATCGCCCTGCCCGAACGCTATTACGACCGCGTCGAACCAGGTCAGACCATCTCTCTCACCGTGCCCGCCTATCCGGATGCCACTTTCGAGGGCGCCGTCACGGTGCGGGACAGCGCCATATCGCCCGCATCCCGCAGCTTCGACATCCGGGCCGAGATCGACAATGCCGAGCGGCGCCTGACAGGCGGCATGTTCGCCCGCACTCAACTGGTTTTCGGCACGGGCGATGCGCTGACACTGCCCGACGACGCGATCATCTCCGAAGGTGAGACGACCTTCGTCTACATCGTCGAGGACGGTCAGGCTGTCCGGCGCGAGGTCAGCCTCGGCGGCTCCGCAGGCGAGCGCACGGTGGTCACGGAGGGCATCGGCGCCGATGACCGCATCGTCGTGACGGGCTGGAGCAATCTGCGCGACGGCGCGCCTGTGGACGTCGCGGACAACGTCGCTCGCGAGGCGCTGCAATGA
- a CDS encoding carbohydrate ABC transporter permease translates to MSKWLQDNMPKIVLAPSFIAVMIFVYGFIGWTAWVSLTRSRLMPRYELDSFIQYERLATSPRFETAMINLFIFGALFIIIAMVLGLLLAILLDQKIRTEGAIRTIYLYPMALSMIVTGTAWKWILNPGLGLEAMVRGWGFENFTFDWLVDPDMAIYTIVIAAIWQSSGFVMALFLAGLRSVDGEIIKAAQVDGIPNWRVYTAIIIPSMAPIFLSAFIVLAHLAIKSFDLVIALTGGGPGYATDLPATYMYAMAFSRGDIGQAASSAMVMMLVVFAIVVPYLYSELRTKDG, encoded by the coding sequence ATGTCGAAATGGCTTCAAGACAACATGCCGAAGATCGTTCTGGCGCCGTCGTTCATCGCGGTCATGATCTTCGTCTACGGCTTCATCGGCTGGACGGCCTGGGTGTCGCTGACACGGTCCCGCCTGATGCCGCGCTACGAGCTCGACAGCTTCATTCAGTATGAACGGCTGGCCACGTCGCCGCGCTTCGAGACGGCGATGATCAACCTGTTCATCTTCGGGGCGCTCTTCATCATCATCGCGATGGTGCTGGGATTGCTGCTGGCGATCCTGCTCGACCAGAAGATCCGCACCGAGGGTGCGATCCGCACGATCTACCTCTACCCGATGGCGCTTTCGATGATCGTCACCGGCACCGCCTGGAAATGGATCCTGAACCCGGGGCTTGGCCTCGAGGCGATGGTACGCGGCTGGGGGTTCGAGAATTTCACCTTCGACTGGCTCGTCGATCCGGACATGGCGATCTACACCATCGTCATCGCCGCGATCTGGCAAAGCTCGGGCTTCGTGATGGCGCTGTTTCTCGCCGGTCTGCGCTCCGTCGATGGCGAGATCATCAAGGCCGCGCAGGTGGACGGCATCCCGAATTGGCGCGTCTATACCGCGATCATCATCCCTTCGATGGCGCCCATCTTCCTCAGCGCGTTCATCGTGTTGGCCCACCTTGCCATCAAGTCCTTCGACCTGGTGATCGCGCTGACGGGCGGAGGCCCGGGCTACGCCACCGATCTGCCCGCAACCTACATGTATGCGATGGCCTTCTCGCGCGGCGATATCGGCCAGGCGGCCAGCTCCGCCATGGTCATGATGCTCGTCGTCTTCGCGATCGTCGTTCCCTACCTTTATTCGGAATTGAGGACCAAAGATGGCTGA
- a CDS encoding carbohydrate ABC transporter permease translates to MVRSQNQTTKLVLRVILYVALCVFALFYLMPLFVMITTSLKSLDEIRTGDLMSLPRDVTFDAWRTAWSEACTGIQCEGVRPFFWNSVLIAIPGVLISTLVGALNGYVVAQWRFKGANIFFALMLFGCFIPFQVVLLPMARMLGVMGIAGTIPGLVFVHVIYGLGFTTLFFRNYYVSIPDELTKAAKVDGAGFFRIFWSIFLPLSLPIIVVTVIWQFTQIWNDFLFGVSFSQAGTQPVTVALNNIVNSTTGVKEYNVDMAAAIIAALPTLFVYVVAGKYFIRGLTAGSVKG, encoded by the coding sequence ATGGTCCGTTCCCAGAACCAGACAACGAAGCTCGTCCTGCGCGTCATCCTCTACGTGGCACTGTGCGTCTTCGCGCTGTTCTACCTGATGCCGCTTTTCGTGATGATCACCACGTCGCTGAAATCGCTCGACGAGATCCGCACGGGCGATCTGATGTCCCTGCCGCGCGATGTCACCTTCGATGCGTGGCGCACCGCCTGGTCCGAGGCCTGCACCGGCATCCAATGCGAGGGCGTGCGCCCGTTCTTCTGGAACTCGGTGCTGATCGCCATTCCGGGCGTTCTGATCTCGACCCTCGTGGGCGCGCTCAACGGTTATGTCGTCGCGCAATGGCGCTTCAAGGGGGCGAACATCTTCTTCGCCCTGATGCTCTTCGGCTGCTTCATCCCGTTCCAGGTGGTACTGCTGCCGATGGCGCGGATGCTCGGCGTGATGGGCATTGCAGGCACCATTCCGGGCCTCGTTTTCGTGCACGTGATCTATGGTCTGGGCTTCACCACGCTCTTTTTCCGCAATTACTACGTGTCGATCCCGGACGAGCTGACCAAGGCCGCGAAGGTCGACGGCGCGGGGTTCTTCCGCATCTTCTGGTCGATCTTCCTGCCGCTGTCGCTGCCGATCATCGTGGTCACCGTGATCTGGCAGTTCACCCAGATCTGGAACGACTTCCTGTTCGGCGTCTCGTTCAGCCAGGCGGGCACGCAGCCCGTGACGGTCGCGCTCAACAACATCGTCAATTCGACCACCGGCGTGAAGGAATACAACGTCGACATGGCCGCCGCGATCATCGCAGCCCTGCCAACCCTCTTCGTCTACGTGGTTGCCGGAAAGTACTTCATCCGCGGTCTGACCGCCGGTTCCGTGAAAGGATAA
- a CDS encoding ABC transporter ATP-binding protein: MSPILDVKNLYKNYGATAVLHDINVSIEEGDFLVLVGPSGCGKSTLLNCIAGLEPISGGDLFIGGQNMTNVSPKDRDIAMVFQSYALYPTMTVAKNITFGMKVRGVDQATQDEKLKKVAAQLQIEQLLNRKPGQLSGGQRQRVAMGRALVRDPKLFLFDEPLSNLDAKLRVEMRTEIKALHQKLGASMVYVTHDQIEAMTLATKIVVMKGGVIQQIGSPAEIYNRPANLFVADFMGSPAMNLIPAKARRNGNGTKIEIARKEGDPIVLTDTRNTDLPEDVIMGVRPEDIADPARLTSEHAQIAECLIEIVEPAGADTFAVMQLGGKHVTARLHAETQAKAGSPQSLAFDLGKVSYFAPETGQRLN; encoded by the coding sequence ATGTCCCCGATCCTCGACGTCAAGAACCTCTACAAGAACTACGGCGCGACCGCGGTGCTGCACGACATCAACGTGTCGATCGAGGAGGGCGATTTCCTCGTCCTCGTCGGACCCTCGGGTTGCGGCAAGTCCACGCTTCTCAACTGCATCGCGGGGCTTGAGCCGATCTCCGGCGGCGACCTCTTCATCGGCGGTCAGAACATGACCAATGTCAGCCCCAAGGATCGCGACATCGCCATGGTGTTCCAGTCCTACGCGCTTTACCCGACGATGACGGTGGCCAAGAACATCACCTTCGGCATGAAGGTGCGCGGCGTCGATCAGGCCACGCAGGACGAGAAGCTCAAGAAGGTTGCCGCGCAATTGCAGATCGAGCAATTGCTGAACCGCAAGCCCGGCCAGCTATCGGGCGGCCAGCGGCAGCGCGTCGCCATGGGCCGGGCGCTGGTGCGTGATCCCAAGCTCTTCCTCTTCGACGAGCCGCTGTCGAACCTCGATGCCAAGCTGCGCGTCGAGATGCGCACCGAGATCAAGGCCCTGCACCAGAAGCTCGGCGCGTCGATGGTCTACGTCACCCACGACCAGATCGAGGCGATGACGCTGGCCACCAAGATCGTCGTGATGAAGGGCGGGGTAATCCAGCAGATCGGCTCCCCGGCGGAGATCTACAATCGTCCGGCCAACCTCTTCGTTGCGGACTTCATGGGCTCGCCCGCGATGAACCTGATCCCCGCCAAGGCGCGGCGTAACGGCAACGGCACCAAGATCGAGATCGCCCGGAAGGAGGGCGACCCGATCGTGCTGACCGACACGCGCAACACCGATCTGCCCGAAGATGTCATCATGGGCGTGCGGCCCGAAGATATCGCAGATCCCGCGCGCCTGACGAGCGAGCATGCGCAGATCGCCGAATGCCTGATCGAGATCGTGGAGCCTGCGGGCGCGGACACTTTCGCGGTCATGCAACTGGGCGGCAAGCACGTCACTGCGCGGCTGCATGCTGAGACGCAGGCGAAAGCCGGATCGCCGCAATCCCTGGCCTTCGATCTGGGCAAGGTGTCCTATTTCGCGCCCGAGACCGGTCAGCGACTGAACTGA
- a CDS encoding ABC transporter substrate-binding protein — translation MKYGAFKMVSAIAIVAANGALAESHVTPEAEVLHYWTSGGEAKSVAVLQEEFAENGGTWTDMPVAGGGGDAAGTALRARVLSGNAPTAAQIKGPSIQEWYQEGVLADISDVAEENNWSELLPASIASHMKCDGTWCAVPVNVHRVDWIWANTEILAANDIEMPTTWEEFNAAADTLQAAGIIPLAHGGQAWQDATVFETVVLGLGGPEFYQQALVDLDPAALGSDTMVAVFDQMRTLRGYVDDNFSGRDWNLATAMVMNGEAAFQIMGDWAKGEFLAAGQEPGVDFTCASTPGDGFLYNVDSFAMFEVDGEAKQAGQELLAELVMGPSFQEVFNMNKGSIPARTDVALDGFDSCAQTSASDMASTSDGGSLLPSYAHGMALFGAQAGAITDVVTAHFNSDMSSEDAVQMLTDAVANSM, via the coding sequence ATGAAATACGGCGCATTTAAAATGGTGTCCGCGATCGCGATCGTGGCCGCAAACGGGGCACTGGCCGAAAGCCATGTCACGCCCGAGGCCGAGGTCCTGCATTACTGGACATCCGGTGGCGAGGCGAAGTCCGTGGCCGTTCTGCAGGAAGAGTTCGCCGAGAATGGTGGCACCTGGACCGACATGCCCGTCGCAGGCGGCGGCGGCGATGCGGCTGGCACGGCGCTGCGTGCACGCGTTCTGTCGGGCAACGCGCCCACCGCGGCGCAGATCAAGGGCCCGTCCATCCAGGAATGGTACCAGGAAGGCGTTCTGGCCGATATCTCTGACGTGGCCGAAGAGAACAACTGGAGCGAGCTTCTGCCCGCCTCCATCGCCTCGCACATGAAGTGCGACGGCACCTGGTGCGCGGTTCCGGTGAACGTCCACCGCGTTGACTGGATCTGGGCCAACACCGAGATCCTCGCGGCCAACGACATCGAGATGCCCACCACCTGGGAAGAGTTCAACGCCGCGGCAGACACGCTGCAGGCGGCGGGCATCATCCCGCTCGCGCATGGCGGTCAGGCCTGGCAGGATGCGACCGTCTTCGAGACGGTGGTTCTCGGCCTCGGCGGTCCCGAGTTCTACCAGCAGGCGCTGGTCGATCTCGATCCCGCAGCGCTGGGCTCCGACACGATGGTCGCGGTCTTCGACCAGATGCGCACCCTGCGCGGATATGTCGACGACAACTTCTCGGGCCGCGACTGGAACCTTGCCACCGCGATGGTCATGAACGGCGAGGCCGCCTTCCAGATCATGGGCGACTGGGCCAAGGGCGAATTCCTCGCCGCCGGTCAGGAGCCGGGTGTCGACTTCACCTGCGCCTCCACGCCGGGTGACGGCTTCCTCTACAACGTCGACAGCTTCGCGATGTTCGAAGTCGACGGCGAGGCCAAGCAGGCCGGTCAGGAGCTTCTGGCAGAGCTGGTCATGGGCCCGAGCTTCCAGGAAGTGTTCAACATGAACAAGGGCTCGATCCCCGCGCGCACCGATGTGGCGCTCGATGGCTTCGACAGCTGCGCACAGACCTCGGCATCCGACATGGCCAGCACCTCCGATGGCGGCTCCCTCCTGCCGTCCTATGCCCACGGCATGGCCCTGTTCGGCGCGCAGGCCGGTGCGATCACCGATGTCGTCACCGCGCATTTCAACTCTGACATGTCCTCCGAGGACGCCGTGCAGATGCTGACGGACGCTGTCGCCAACTCCATGTAA
- a CDS encoding HAMP domain-containing sensor histidine kinase, giving the protein MTRNAPSLRLIGTVIVLCAFAAGLIAAWAWVRSDARWQQHRSEAYVAGLALYATLQTGAAAPRDMAIAPLSTEDQARASRNDFLQLSRAPQVVRTTIVPILPDPGRGGVTDALTLVILSSDIVYPIAPLQQRAEQTAAETTGEVLRLLATYCSDPVVLARVGTGPWLYVEGARFWNCAAAPPDLRLWAAMGAAVAVAGLLTVLLNTTAHFTNFAGRLRSRRRLDGPDSYDTDGPQELRDIINAVNNYLEMERAQLAARAAVLSGVSHDLGTPATRLRLRTALIEDAELRGKLEQDIDSMTGMIESVLTYTRAEMNAETPRRISLQSLIEAIVADYEDIGQPVRVRPPRDKILQGAQSVFMSRRGSSVISGDTDIVVRARPISLQRAICNLIDNALKYGRSSTVGLETGATSVTITVEDEGTASTAEDIGKLMAPFTRGENIAAKDGYGLGLTIVNTIASLHGGSLSFEDTSTGIIARLTIARG; this is encoded by the coding sequence ATGACGCGAAACGCGCCCAGCCTGCGCCTGATCGGAACGGTCATCGTCCTCTGCGCCTTCGCGGCGGGCCTCATCGCGGCCTGGGCCTGGGTACGCTCGGATGCGCGCTGGCAGCAGCATCGCTCCGAAGCTTACGTGGCGGGGCTTGCACTGTACGCCACCCTGCAGACCGGGGCTGCCGCCCCACGGGACATGGCGATCGCGCCCCTCTCCACCGAGGATCAGGCCCGCGCCAGCCGCAATGATTTCCTGCAGCTATCCCGCGCGCCGCAGGTGGTCCGCACCACCATCGTGCCCATCCTGCCCGATCCGGGCCGGGGCGGCGTGACCGACGCGCTGACCCTGGTGATCCTGTCATCCGACATCGTCTATCCCATTGCTCCCCTGCAGCAGCGCGCCGAGCAGACCGCGGCGGAGACCACGGGCGAGGTGCTGCGCCTTCTGGCCACCTATTGCAGCGATCCCGTGGTTCTGGCCCGCGTGGGCACCGGTCCGTGGCTTTACGTCGAGGGGGCTCGCTTCTGGAATTGTGCCGCCGCCCCCCCGGATCTGCGGCTCTGGGCGGCGATGGGGGCTGCTGTCGCCGTGGCCGGGCTGCTGACCGTGCTTCTGAACACCACGGCGCATTTCACCAATTTCGCGGGCCGTCTTCGCAGCCGCCGACGCTTGGACGGGCCGGACAGCTACGACACGGACGGGCCGCAGGAATTGCGGGACATCATCAACGCGGTGAACAACTACCTGGAGATGGAGCGCGCCCAGCTGGCCGCCCGGGCTGCCGTCCTTTCCGGGGTCAGTCACGATCTGGGCACGCCTGCGACCCGGCTGCGGCTGCGCACCGCGCTCATCGAGGATGCGGAACTGCGCGGCAAGCTCGAGCAGGACATCGACAGCATGACCGGCATGATCGAAAGCGTCCTGACATACACGCGCGCGGAGATGAACGCCGAGACGCCGCGCCGGATCTCGTTGCAATCGCTGATCGAGGCCATCGTCGCGGATTACGAGGATATCGGCCAACCGGTCCGGGTCCGCCCGCCGCGCGACAAGATCCTGCAAGGCGCGCAATCGGTGTTCATGTCGCGGCGTGGCAGCAGCGTCATCTCCGGCGATACCGATATCGTCGTGCGAGCGCGGCCCATCTCGCTGCAGCGCGCGATCTGCAACCTGATCGACAATGCGCTGAAATACGGCCGCAGCTCCACCGTCGGGCTGGAGACCGGCGCCACAAGCGTCACAATCACCGTCGAGGATGAGGGCACGGCCAGCACGGCGGAGGATATCGGCAAGCTGATGGCCCCCTTCACCCGCGGCGAAAACATCGCAGCGAAAGACGGCTACGGGCTGGGCCTGACCATCGTGAACACGATTGCGAGCCTGCATGGCGGGTCCTTGTCCTTCGAGGACACATCGACCGGGATCATCGCCCGTCTGACCATCGCGCGGGGCTGA
- a CDS encoding agmatinase family protein has protein sequence MLFEPMTRNSRSHHPDAARARHAARERRFHHPDLTKLGGWRAMQKEGELPEGRWDEERRWALRMGLTGADTIEDKSIPTFARGELPHYAGINTFLKAPYTEDVLEVANYDATVLGIPFDGGTTYRPGTRFGPQGVRKISALYTPYNYEIGVDLREQMTLCDAGDVFTIPANIEKSFDQISRAVSHVFSSGSLPIMIGGDHSIGFPCVRGIAECTSKKIGIVHFDRHADIQEKDLDERMHTTPWFHATNMPNVPAKNLVQVGIGGWQVPREAVKVARERQTNIITMSDMEAMGIDKTAEMALEMAWDGVDMVYMSFDIDSIDCGFVPGTGWPEPGGFLPREALALASKVAAEGICGMELVEVSPPYDTSDITALMGTRVIVDVLGAMVSNGTLGKHKQHIDKPVSIPHGEFEGKRWSNAT, from the coding sequence ATGCTCTTTGAGCCGATGACCCGCAACAGCCGGTCCCACCACCCCGACGCCGCGCGCGCACGCCATGCCGCGCGTGAGCGGCGCTTTCACCATCCCGACCTGACCAAGCTCGGCGGTTGGCGCGCCATGCAGAAGGAGGGCGAACTGCCCGAGGGCCGCTGGGACGAGGAACGCCGATGGGCGCTGCGCATGGGCCTGACCGGCGCGGACACGATCGAGGACAAGTCGATCCCGACCTTCGCGCGGGGCGAGCTGCCGCATTATGCGGGCATCAACACCTTCCTCAAGGCGCCCTATACCGAGGACGTGCTGGAGGTCGCCAATTACGACGCGACCGTGCTGGGCATCCCCTTCGACGGCGGGACAACCTACCGCCCCGGCACGCGCTTCGGCCCGCAGGGCGTGCGCAAGATCTCGGCGCTTTATACCCCCTACAACTACGAGATCGGTGTCGATCTGCGCGAACAGATGACGCTCTGCGATGCGGGCGACGTGTTCACCATTCCGGCCAATATCGAGAAGAGCTTCGATCAGATCAGCCGCGCGGTGAGCCACGTCTTCTCCTCGGGCTCGCTGCCCATCATGATCGGTGGCGATCATTCCATCGGCTTTCCCTGCGTGCGCGGCATCGCCGAATGCACCTCGAAGAAGATCGGCATCGTGCATTTCGACCGTCACGCCGACATCCAGGAAAAAGACCTCGACGAGCGGATGCACACCACGCCCTGGTTCCACGCCACCAACATGCCGAACGTGCCCGCGAAGAACCTCGTGCAGGTGGGCATCGGCGGCTGGCAAGTGCCGCGCGAGGCGGTGAAGGTCGCGCGCGAGCGGCAGACCAACATCATCACCATGTCCGACATGGAGGCGATGGGCATCGACAAGACCGCCGAGATGGCGCTCGAGATGGCCTGGGACGGGGTCGACATGGTCTACATGTCCTTCGACATCGACTCGATTGATTGCGGCTTCGTGCCGGGCACCGGCTGGCCCGAACCGGGCGGCTTCCTGCCGCGCGAGGCCTTGGCGCTCGCCTCCAAGGTCGCGGCCGAAGGCATCTGCGGGATGGAACTCGTTGAGGTCTCCCCGCCCTACGACACGTCCGACATCACCGCACTGATGGGCACGCGAGTGATCGTGGACGTGCTGGGCGCGATGGTCTCGAACGGCACGTTGGGCAAGCACAAGCAGCATATCGACAAGCCCGTCTCGATCCCGCATGGCGAATTCGAGGGCAAGAGGTGGTCCAATGCCACATGA
- a CDS encoding fused MFS/spermidine synthase produces the protein MRFWTNINLILVLSVVGLTYEIAAGRVLAPFFGTSLVTWTAVIATVLAGFSLGSALGGLVAERGRRDAVAAVQKALIGTAVLMALSPTILAALYGMGARGTSGMLLTVFVAFFPASVLVTLPTPLLAKLAVEARPGREGSSLGIVLAAGSLGAIFGAILAGFVTLPFLGSAATFAGCGAAALLCVPFLRAEPKTAAARDDARIGTPVAVGPAAVLVALSLATGPVCQYESGLSCIDVVQRGGNVQLYSDRTPQAAERALPDGARADTGPELVMPYVQWIWARLAQDLGPAPKVLFIGGGGYTLPTQLLSERPEARAVAVEIDPLITSVVRQHLPAASAMIAETGYDAGRDLPARTTAENRLGIVHEDGRVYINETGKTFDAVVMDAFSSGSVPAHLATRETYARLRQIVDGPVYVNLIDAPDGRLARGLHAILTELYPHVRAVQGPVSNRGRANILLAASDVPLPTLTQMPTDYALTEISDGRAFTDDRGWVGHR, from the coding sequence ATGCGGTTCTGGACCAATATCAACCTCATCCTCGTTTTGTCGGTCGTGGGCCTCACCTACGAGATCGCGGCGGGCCGCGTTCTGGCGCCCTTCTTCGGCACGTCGCTGGTGACCTGGACCGCGGTGATCGCGACCGTTCTCGCGGGCTTTTCACTGGGCTCTGCCCTGGGCGGGCTCGTGGCCGAACGCGGTCGGCGCGATGCGGTGGCCGCGGTGCAGAAGGCGCTCATCGGGACGGCGGTGCTGATGGCGCTGTCGCCAACCATCCTTGCGGCCCTCTACGGCATGGGCGCGCGCGGCACGTCGGGCATGTTGCTGACCGTCTTCGTGGCATTCTTTCCGGCCTCGGTGCTGGTCACGCTGCCCACGCCGCTTCTGGCCAAGCTCGCCGTGGAGGCCCGACCGGGGCGCGAAGGTTCCTCCCTTGGCATCGTGCTGGCCGCAGGGTCGCTCGGGGCGATCTTCGGGGCGATCCTCGCGGGCTTTGTCACCCTGCCCTTCCTCGGCTCGGCGGCGACCTTCGCAGGCTGCGGGGCCGCGGCGCTTCTCTGTGTGCCGTTTCTGCGCGCAGAGCCGAAAACGGCCGCCGCCCGCGACGATGCCCGCATCGGCACGCCCGTTGCCGTGGGACCGGCTGCGGTTCTCGTGGCGCTCAGCCTCGCGACGGGTCCTGTCTGCCAATACGAATCCGGCCTATCCTGCATCGATGTCGTGCAGCGCGGGGGGAATGTTCAGCTATATTCCGACCGCACGCCCCAGGCGGCAGAGCGCGCCCTGCCCGACGGCGCCCGCGCCGATACCGGTCCGGAACTTGTGATGCCTTACGTGCAATGGATCTGGGCGCGTCTGGCGCAGGATCTTGGCCCTGCCCCTAAGGTCCTGTTCATCGGCGGTGGCGGCTATACCCTGCCCACGCAGCTTTTGTCCGAGCGGCCCGAGGCGCGCGCCGTGGCGGTGGAAATCGATCCGCTCATCACATCGGTCGTCCGCCAGCACCTGCCTGCCGCAAGTGCTATGATCGCCGAGACCGGCTATGATGCCGGGCGCGATCTGCCCGCGCGGACCACCGCGGAGAACCGGCTTGGCATCGTGCATGAAGACGGTCGGGTCTATATCAACGAGACCGGCAAAACGTTCGATGCCGTGGTGATGGATGCGTTCTCCTCGGGCTCGGTGCCTGCCCACCTCGCCACGCGCGAGACCTATGCGAGGCTGCGCCAGATCGTCGATGGCCCGGTCTACGTGAACCTGATCGACGCGCCCGACGGTCGGCTGGCGCGCGGGCTTCATGCGATCCTGACGGAGCTCTACCCGCATGTCCGCGCCGTTCAGGGCCCCGTCAGCAATCGCGGCCGCGCCAACATCCTGCTTGCGGCCTCCGACGTGCCGCTGCCTACCCTGACGCAGATGCCCACGGACTACGCGCTCACGGAGATCTCCGACGGTCGCGCCTTCACCGATGATCGCGGCTGGGTCGGTCACAGGTAG